The region ATTGCTTCCTTGATATCTATTGATATGACTGAATTTTTCTTGTTATGAGTGTATTAATGCCGATTAGACCACTTTGCTGATAACAGTATTCATATCAATTGATTAGAAAGATTTCTTTTTTGGTCACATTTTGATCACTTTTGAAGAAAACAATTTTTCTTCTAGGTTTTCCTTATGAGAAGGAATTAGAATATTGACTAGATAGGTTCTAATGGGAATCAGCCATTGGAGGTAACGGGGAAAAGCGGTGAAAATCCGTTACTGTCCCGCAGCTGTGAAGTATCGATATTCTTCGATATCAGTCAGAATGCCCGCCTTATTGCACAATTCGACGAGGATCGATTTATGGGGTTTATTAACTTGGTGCGTAAGAATTTTTTTACGGTTTTAGTCACAGTATTTTTTTTGCTCAGTTTTATAGCAGATCTAGCGTTGGCTCATCACCCCTTTGGCATGGGCGAGAGCTCTGGACTTTCAGCATTGCAGGCTTTGTTTAGCGGTATAGGACATCCATTACTTGGACCGGATCATTTGCTTTTTATGCTAGGCATAGCCTTTGTGGGACTTAAAAGGACCAAGAAATGGGTTGTTCCTCTATTGGCAGTTGGCTTAGGAGGAAGTGCCTTTGCACAGTTGCAGCCTTTACCTGATTTACTAGTTCCCTGGGCTGAAGCACTTGTCTCTTTATCTTTGGCAGTAGAAGGCTTAATTGTTCTGAATATTTTTAGCAAATATTGGCTCTTGCCAATGTTTGCGTTTCACGGCTACTTGCTTGGCAGCACAATTGTTGGTGCTGAATCGACCCCTCTCGTAGGTTATTTTTCCGGCCTTTTCCTTGCCCAGGGATTCTTACTTTTATTAGTAACAGCAGGATCTCAAAAAGTGATCAA is a window of Prochlorococcus marinus subsp. marinus str. CCMP1375 DNA encoding:
- a CDS encoding HupE/UreJ family protein, translating into MGFINLVRKNFFTVLVTVFFLLSFIADLALAHHPFGMGESSGLSALQALFSGIGHPLLGPDHLLFMLGIAFVGLKRTKKWVVPLLAVGLGGSAFAQLQPLPDLLVPWAEALVSLSLAVEGLIVLNIFSKYWLLPMFAFHGYLLGSTIVGAESTPLVGYFSGLFLAQGFLLLLVTAGSQKVIKMFDVNRRNLFAGIWIGIGIAFSWVALIP